GCGTGCTACGATGGGATGACCGGGCGGGGCAGGGCAAGACATCACAGAGGAGATGCATGTGGGCAGGCACATGAGCGTCAGTCTGGAGTTTGGGGACAGAGGAGTCGGAGAcaagaaagggaggggagggagacggGCCTGTTGCTGAGGGACACGGTCCATGGGCTTCTTTGGTTTCTGGTTGGGGAGCGATGATGAATGAGGGGGTAACTCTACATGAGGGCTCAGGAGGGTGAatactctgctgctgctgaagatGATGCAaggggaaaggaaatgaaaagtcATTCAATATATCTTGAATAACAAAATAGTCACCTGTTCATACAGAATGTCAATGGTACATGTACGACTTCTACCTTGTGAGCCTGTCCACTGACTGAGGGCTGGTGGAGACCGGGACTCTGCCAGCTGAAAGTGGATCGGTGAAGACTGGAGTATTGCTGGGACTGGGGCCCCTCCCTGGCCtgctccatcttcctcctcaaaCGCCATTGGAACAGGATGTCCTCTTCTGGGCGCGTGTGGTGCACCAGGGAAGGAGTCACAGAGGATTTCTGGGAGGGGCCAGCTTGGACTGAAGCTGAGACATATTGCACAACAACATTGTCACTGCGGTACAGTTTCAAATATTGCGTAACAATAAAAGAGGATTCATCGAAAAGTTGCGTAACAGATCATAACCTCGAGCAAGTTTATGTTGGAAGAGCACGGCAACAAAAATCCATCTCAGCTAACTGTATTCCACTCCACAACTCTTGGCTTACCAGTAGCTGATTCCATTAGACTGGGAATCAAAGGTCTTCGCACTGGCTCATCTACACTGATTGGGGAGGAGAAATCTGAGCATCCCAGGCCCTCTGAGCTGATGGGGATAGACCCATCACTGACAGAGCATTCACAGACATAAAGACAACAGGTTACATACAATTGAAGGACTTGAATAAATGCATCATTAGTGTGACTCACTGGTCTTCCTACCTTTTCTGCAAAAGTCTGCTGGCCCTCTCCTGTAGCTGCAGTATCTCAGTGTCATCAAGGTCACCGTGGGAGGTGTCTGACAAAACCTGACGATCACAAAGAGAACACCGAATAAACTCAAATTTTGCTCCCTCAAACCTACCCATAAACATACTGTAGAGCAGTGATATCAAGGAcctctaatttagtccacattagggccacggacccccatttgatgagattttgtctcttggacccaatctgagaatatttttattgttggatatgattgaaacagtcattcttctacattctctaattgcattaacttcttgtaaattaaataatggtgaagttaaacaattcatcaatttcctggggaccccctggaaccccctcaaggacccctggtggtccccggaccccacgttgagaaccactgctatagagGACACTCACATTACTGTGTGAATGAATCAAATCTAGATTCTATCATATGTATGCAGTTTGGAAAAATTCAAGtcttttttattgcaaaatagCCACCTCTCATCACCTAGTCCTGACCTCGTATTTCTAACAAATATACTATAGTTCTTTTATAATTTTATCTATGATACATTTGGCATAAGCAGGACGAGCCGTAAAGGAATCAAAATGGTTGCATAAACGATGGCTTCCCAAGCATTCATATAAACATAGAGGTTTACAAGATGGATGTGGTGTGGTGGTGGAATGCAAATATTTAGAAGCACACTTAGTCTGAATAAGGTGTCTCTTCTTCATAATAATACTGTGCAGACACTCTGGTTCCTGGGCACTCACACAAACTTGGCAGTGTATAGACCAAATAATCCATCCTAACAGcataagcaaaaaaataaaaaacgagACGGAATATTAATATCTCTGTTACCCTCTAGTAGTTCTGTAGTCAAATCTGAATTGTATTTTTCCCTGTTTGCTACAAATACACCTATCATCTCTGTTTAGTGGAGAAAGACTATATATAGAAAGATTATATAGTAACAGGACACATTGTGGCTCATTCCCAGTTACTTGACTCACAAATGCACTGACACTAGGGGATCCTCTGTGCGGGGAGGGAGTGCTGCCACGCCGACACTGTCCAACTGGACTGAGGATGGCAGGTGCATGGTCATCTTTCAGAGGTAGGATAACATCTGTTCAGAAGAAGGGAATCCAAGGAGAGACATTATCAAAGATGGGTTGTCGACTCCATTCTAGGGTATGTTACGAGCTCATAACAGTTAATATCCCCTACACTGAAATAAGTTTCCAAAAAGTGAGAACACACCTTTGTCTGTGGTTTGAGTTGGTGTTGAACAGGGGGGTAAAGATGAGGGTGACATCCACCAGAAAGGCAGCTGCTCCTCTCCTATGGCAGAAGCCCTTTGCTGGCGCTCTTCTCGACTCTGCGGTCGACCGTGGCGAAACCGTTCTATGTACCTGGGAGAGTAGAGATCGCTGTCATTCAAGTCAttcaaacagtaaaataaattgcCAACTAACCCATACCATTGCCTACTGCTTACAGTCACTTATCATCAGAATTAATCGTACATTCTATCATGTGCAAGTTTTCAAGTTTGGGGGCATGATTTAGACTTTGGCAAGTccacctaaaaaataaaaatatataaactcTATAATTTAAGGCACTTTAGATAAGAAAGTAATAAATGTGTATACTGTCATACATTACATATTACCTATCACATTGAATTAAAACTCTGGACATCTATTGCACATTGACTGAATGTTTATGCTGTACTGTAACAAAAACTGAAGTGTACTTTGCCAGCACTGAATCCTGTTGAGCTTGGTCAAAAGAGACTGCCGGTGCAGACTGTTTGGGTGTCTCCATGCTAGAAGAAGCTGTAGTGTTGGCTGGAGAAGTTTCAAGGTCAGTGGAGGGCCAGGACTCTGAAAAACTGGGTTGTCCATCCGTGGTGGGATGGAGGTGGTTAGGTTTCCCAAGAAGGCGCTGGTCGTCTTGGCTCAGAGAGTGTAATGGTGGACTGACTCGCTGGCTTGAACGCACAGGACTCAAAGTCTGCAGAAAGCAATGAATGCCATGTGTTTGAGAAAAAATGTTAGGAAATAGGAGAGCAAAATGTGAAGGTAATGGTGCAAAATGAAAAGGGTCCTaaaatccactttaaaacatacagtttttttctttttctttgacaGGCACTGGATGCGGGAAGGGTGGTAGTATGTCTTTCCCACTGCAGAGGCTGGTGGAAAGGGATTCTGCTTTGTGAACACAGCACCACTGTAAAAACAACACTATTATGACCAACAGTGTCTTCTGTTTAGGATATCATATGTCAATGTCCTTCAGTTCTTACCTGGATTTCATAACAGCTTCAGGATATCACAGATGATTCATAATACCATGTAGGACAAGATACACAGGAGAGGTTGTAGTCTGGGTCGGCTTTTGCCTGGTCCTAACCAGACTCTTTGACCCAAAGAGTTACAGCTGGATGGTAGATCTAGCTCGGCAACGTTAGCCTCAGTCTGATTATGCAGCGGAATGAATTAGATATACAAACAATTCGAGACCACATTATCCACCCGCCTTCCGGGTTCGCTTTGCTTGGCGTGTCCACAAAATTAAGTTACCATGGAAGCAAACCACCACAAGTTTTCCATAGGACATCAGCTTGAGATGTTGCGGGGGAGTTTGGATGTTTGAAAACCTGTGTATCCTACAAGTCAACTTGTTGTCTAATAATACActtccattttgttttctttgacaAATCTAACGTTACCATTGCAACCAAAGGCAAGCGTCGCTCTGTTTATGATGATCGTTATTTACTACAAGAAATATAGCCAATGGACACTGAGTTTCGTATGACGGACATAATATTTACCCAATCATGTAGAAGAACCTCGCTCCAATTGCACCAATCTGGAATTAGGAAATTGGCAGCGCGCGGAAGAGGAAAGTCTACAAAAGGCTATGCGCTGGGCAAAACAAAGCTAATTTAGCTAGGTTAATTTTAGCTAGCGAGGTAAACAATTATAAAACAGCGATTATATATTGCTACCAAATGTATGGAAACCGTCAGAGGTAACTCTAGCCACCAATCGCAATATTAGATAATTATAGATTACGTTACGTTTACGAGCTATCGTTATCTAGTTAAAGCTAACGTTAAGTAGAAGCTGGTTGTAAACGTTCTCAACCTAaccttagctagctaacgttagcaagcaAACGTTCTTAGGGTagcttagtagtagtagtagtagtaatagtagtagtagtagtactgtagtagtagttagCGCCCTTACTTAGCTCTGTCATCAGCCTGACCCATAAGGCACTGTACGGTTCGGTCATCAACAGAACTTGCATGTGGTTATAAACTTGGTCCTTTCCATTCCCGTGAGGAGTTGATAAATAGGTGAGAGATCATGCACCACGTCAAGATCAAGACCGAACGGCCAGGTGAGAGATTGACCTAATACGTTTCTAAAATAATCCCCTAATATTAAATTGTGTAAACTATCCTAATGTTATCCATCTCATGCAAGTATCTTCCTGTGAGTTATGGCCCATTTAATTAGTGTCATTACAGTCATGACTCAAATCCACTGATAATGGTTGATATTGTGCAGTCACTAAACGCCTTTTTCATTAGTAGTAGTCAGTTGCCTTCTTCGTAGCCCTGTGGTTGGCAACCGTTATACACAAACAAATGGATTGTTGGTCACAGTTTCAACAACTCAGCAAGCAATTCAATGGAAGCAGCACCGTTTACAACTACCATTGTATTTCTGCAGACTTGGAGGGGAGTGGTGCACGCAGTCGATTAGATGCTGTATTGCAGGTACTGGTTGACAAGACTGAGAGTGAAAGGTTAGTAAAATCTGCAAAAAAATTTAATCATAAAATTGTAGAAACCCATCTGATCATCATGGTTACTTTCAAGTGAAGCTAATGCGAGTGTCTTTTGTGCAGGGAGCAAAATGAAGACGATACTGGAAAAATAGCAGCAGACTCTTTAAACAAGTATGGACCCATCATTTTGatttcaaatacatttgaaaaatttgaTTGAATATATGAAACACCTTAGATGGTGCCTTGAAGTAATTGAGTGTCTATGTTAGACATGTATGAACTAAATTGTAAAGGtttatgtattttactttttacatgGTTGTGTATCTCCTTTTCCTTCCATAGAGATTTGTCTCCATCATCTGCTGGGAAACGGTAAGTGGCAGTTTTCAACCAGAGCTGACAGTAACggaaaaacatttaaatcaccttc
The Centroberyx gerrardi isolate f3 chromosome 12, fCenGer3.hap1.cur.20231027, whole genome shotgun sequence genome window above contains:
- the proser3 gene encoding proline and serine-rich protein 3 isoform X2; translation: MKSSGAVFTKQNPFPPASAVGKTYYHPSRIQCLSKKKKKTTLSPVRSSQRVSPPLHSLSQDDQRLLGKPNHLHPTTDGQPSFSESWPSTDLETSPANTTASSSMETPKQSAPAVSFDQAQQDSVLAKYIERFRHGRPQSREERQQRASAIGEEQLPFWWMSPSSLPPCSTPTQTTDKDVILPLKDDHAPAILSPVGQCRRGSTPSPHRGSPSVSAFVLSDTSHGDLDDTEILQLQERASRLLQKSDGSIPISSEGLGCSDFSSPISVDEPVRRPLIPSLMESATVQAGPSQKSSVTPSLVHHTRPEEDILFQWRLRRKMEQAREGPQSQQYSSLHRSTFSWQSPGLHQPSVSGQAHKQQSIHPPEPSCRVTPSFIIAPQPETKEAHGPCPSATGPSPSPPFLVSDSSVPKLQTDAHVPAHMHLLCDVLPCPARSSHRSTQQRSSQREGSRTKVAPKKTQQVPGNSTDTSTEEPISKHMSSPPPASSGSTEEEWPFHHRRAERRNKKAQTKESEKNEKRTAMSIRKQKKSMRHHIRGDDHADGPCNTNRSSSRHSRSPKKVTPWTEQPSSRNGGQKERCQGFSSESCTGDRAPPPSPIHSALGQVVSEVLFPTLDSSPAQRTPVSSDSPPYTPYAPPQSPVPPGNAQNPMEVISQLLREAEDSDETDFEDDPLLQVLRKQRKWVKEQISEVDSMLDEFQDG
- the proser3 gene encoding proline and serine-rich protein 3 isoform X1 encodes the protein MKSSGAVFTKQNPFPPASAVGKTYYHPSRIQCLSKKKKKTTLSPVRSSQRVSPPLHSLSQDDQRLLGKPNHLHPTTDGQPSFSESWPSTDLETSPANTTASSSMETPKQSAPAVSFDQAQQDSVLAKYIERFRHGRPQSREERQQRASAIGEEQLPFWWMSPSSLPPCSTPTQTTDKDVILPLKDDHAPAILSPVGQCRRGSTPSPHRGSPSVSAFVLSDTSHGDLDDTEILQLQERASRLLQKSDGSIPISSEGLGCSDFSSPISVDEPVRRPLIPSLMESATVQAGPSQKSSVTPSLVHHTRPEEDILFQWRLRRKMEQAREGPQSQQYSSLHRSTFSWQSPGLHQPSVSGQAHKQQQSIHPPEPSCRVTPSFIIAPQPETKEAHGPCPSATGPSPSPPFLVSDSSVPKLQTDAHVPAHMHLLCDVLPCPARSSHRSTQQRSSQREGSRTKVAPKKTQQVPGNSTDTSTEEPISKHMSSPPPASSGSTEEEWPFHHRRAERRNKKAQTKESEKNEKRTAMSIRKQKKSMRHHIRGDDHADGPCNTNRSSSRHSRSPKKVTPWTEQPSSRNGGQKERCQGFSSESCTGDRAPPPSPIHSALGQVVSEVLFPTLDSSPAQRTPVSSDSPPYTPYAPPQSPVPPGNAQNPMEVISQLLREAEDSDETDFEDDPLLQVLRKQRKWVKEQISEVDSMLDEFQDG
- the proser3 gene encoding proline and serine-rich protein 3 isoform X3, with product MKSSGAVFTKQNPFPPASAVGKTYYHPSRIQCLSKKKKKTTLSPVRSSQRVSPPLHSLSQDDQRLLGKPNHLHPTTDGQPSFSESWPSTDLETSPANTTASSSMETPKQSAPAVSFDQAQQDSVLAKYIERFRHGRPQSREERQQRASAIGEEQLPFWWMSPSSLPPCSTPTQTTDKDVILPLKDDHAPAILSPVGQCRRGSTPSPHRGSPSVSAFVLSDTSHGDLDDTEILQLQERASRLLQKSDGSIPISSEGLGCSDFSSPISVDEPVRRPLIPSLMESATVQAGPSQKSSVTPSLVHHTRPEEDILFQWRLRRKMEQAREGPQSQQYSSLHRSTFSWQSPGLHQPSQQQSIHPPEPSCRVTPSFIIAPQPETKEAHGPCPSATGPSPSPPFLVSDSSVPKLQTDAHVPAHMHLLCDVLPCPARSSHRSTQQRSSQREGSRTKVAPKKTQQVPGNSTDTSTEEPISKHMSSPPPASSGSTEEEWPFHHRRAERRNKKAQTKESEKNEKRTAMSIRKQKKSMRHHIRGDDHADGPCNTNRSSSRHSRSPKKVTPWTEQPSSRNGGQKERCQGFSSESCTGDRAPPPSPIHSALGQVVSEVLFPTLDSSPAQRTPVSSDSPPYTPYAPPQSPVPPGNAQNPMEVISQLLREAEDSDETDFEDDPLLQVLRKQRKWVKEQISEVDSMLDEFQDG